One Xiphophorus hellerii strain 12219 chromosome 1, Xiphophorus_hellerii-4.1, whole genome shotgun sequence DNA segment encodes these proteins:
- the LOC116711501 gene encoding uncharacterized protein LOC116711501, producing MKTFFGALVIRKFSVYVHQVKLLYIYIYIYEAKVNMESVFSRFDSYNFEADERFVDGLKTLNYRDQTELLKLKLFFYNRFVEPIDQQSYKQWISPSCNNQQDQTAQSNPDSNETETSADGETKQLSFAEVMQLVQEGKEVPGVTKPDVQPSNQSPTPSQMQRVQKPWETTPS from the exons ATGAAGACCTTCTTCGGCGCATTGGTCATCAGGaagttttctgtttatgttcACCAGGTGAAGCTtttgtatatatacatatatatttatgaagCTAAAGTAAACATGGAGTCCGTATTTTCCCGGTTTGACTCCTATAATTTCGAGGCAGATGAGCGTTTTGTCGACGGCCTGAAGACTTTAAACTACAGAGACCAAACCGAGCTGCTAAAACTGAAGCTGTTCTTCTATAACAG GTTTGTGGAACCAATAGATCAGCAAAGCTACAAACAGTGGATCTCTCCGTCTTGTAACAACCAGCAGGACCAAACTGCTCAGTCAAATCCAGAttcaaatgaaacagaaacgTCTGCAGATGGAGAAACGAAGCAGCTTTCTTTTGCAGAGGTGATGCAGCTGGTTCAAGAAGGAAAAGAAGTGCCAGGAGTGACGAAGCCGGACGTCCAGCCCAGCAACCAGAGTCCCACTCCGTCTCAGATGCAAAGAGTGCAGAAACCGTGGGAAACTACACCATCATAA